The following are encoded together in the Bacteroidales bacterium genome:
- a CDS encoding LamG domain-containing protein: MKMKNLMKLQTLLLMLIVSSVMILGSCKDDEEIIEGDKTALNALITEAEALADAATTADYPQTAIDNFKTVLQTVKTASADKLTQVQINNLVTQLTEAIATFNSQAYGFIDESLYLNAGWHFDEGTGTTATAYSTVKHVGTFFPGNAVILGADAMSPSWVAGVKGGNAVYLNKGAHLEVPYTTAFLPVNISIAVWVKPIELYEHNYIISQNYWNGYKLQTQGGGKPFFTYKKVDGGIIDADNETDNSIQVDQWNHIVITVNGTAKELKFYVNGTLTKTWTEADKGIGPLTQILTAPDPQPFIIGCVATDAELAANFMEWTTADNLGYFKGAIDELKIYNIALVEGQIMKLYNDEKP, encoded by the coding sequence ATGAAAATGAAAAATCTGATGAAGCTGCAAACTTTGTTGCTTATGTTGATTGTTAGTTCAGTCATGATCCTTGGATCATGCAAAGACGATGAAGAAATCATCGAGGGAGACAAAACCGCTCTCAATGCATTAATTACAGAGGCTGAAGCGCTTGCAGATGCCGCAACCACCGCTGATTACCCACAAACAGCCATTGATAATTTCAAGACTGTTCTACAGACAGTGAAAACTGCTTCTGCTGATAAACTTACACAGGTACAAATCAATAACCTGGTTACACAGTTAACCGAAGCCATAGCCACTTTTAACTCACAGGCTTATGGTTTTATCGACGAGTCCCTGTATCTGAATGCCGGCTGGCACTTCGATGAAGGAACCGGAACTACTGCCACAGCTTACTCTACCGTTAAACACGTAGGAACCTTTTTCCCGGGAAATGCAGTAATTCTTGGCGCTGATGCCATGTCGCCCAGCTGGGTTGCAGGCGTAAAAGGTGGAAACGCTGTTTATCTGAATAAAGGAGCTCACCTCGAAGTTCCTTATACAACCGCCTTCCTGCCTGTTAACATATCCATCGCAGTCTGGGTTAAGCCTATTGAACTGTATGAGCACAACTATATCATTTCACAAAACTACTGGAACGGATATAAACTGCAGACTCAGGGCGGAGGAAAACCATTCTTTACTTACAAAAAGGTAGATGGCGGAATTATTGATGCCGATAATGAAACGGATAACTCTATTCAAGTCGATCAGTGGAATCATATTGTGATTACGGTGAACGGAACAGCCAAGGAACTGAAGTTCTACGTTAATGGTACACTTACCAAAACCTGGACAGAGGCCGACAAAGGCATAGGACCTCTTACACAAATCCTTACCGCTCCCGACCCCCAGCCGTTTATTATTGGTTGTGTGGCAACAGATGCAGAACTTGCCGCCAATTTCATGGAATGGACAACAGCCGATAACCTTGGCTACTTCAAAGGTGCCATTGACGAGCTGAAAATCTATAACATTGCATTGGTTGAAGGACAGATTATGAAACTTTACAACGACGAAAAGCCATAA
- the purB gene encoding adenylosuccinate lyase, translating to MELTTSNAISPVDGRYRKQTEPLAFYFSEAAYINYRVFVEIEYFIALCEIPLPQLKEFDKSLFEELRSISRNFTFEDAEEVKQVEKTTNHDVKAVEYYVKKRFEKLKLKQYKEFVHFGLTSQDINNTAIPYATRLALHEVLLPLINEVEDMLTRKAKEWKDIPMLARTHGQPASPTRLGKELYVFVDRIKSQLSLLKTIPFGAKFGGATGNFNAHKVAYPDIDWAEFGDQFVSCSLGLSRQKVTTQIEHYDNLAALFDNLRRINTIMIDLCRDMWTYISMDYFKQKIAAGEVGSSAMPHKINPIDFENAEGNFGMANAVFGHLSEKLPISRLQRDLTDSTVIRNIGVPVAHTMIAIKSLIKGMDKVILNQDKIRSDLQDNWAVIAEAIQTILRRENYPDPYESLKTLTRTNKKIDKQTLHDFIDGLKISQKVKTELKSITPENYTGIDII from the coding sequence ATGGAATTAACGACATCCAATGCCATCTCGCCGGTCGATGGCAGGTATCGCAAGCAAACCGAGCCTTTGGCATTTTATTTTTCCGAAGCGGCTTATATTAACTATCGCGTTTTCGTTGAGATCGAATATTTTATAGCGCTTTGTGAGATACCTTTGCCACAGCTGAAAGAATTCGACAAGAGCCTTTTCGAGGAACTTCGGTCGATCAGCAGGAATTTCACTTTTGAAGATGCCGAAGAGGTCAAGCAGGTCGAGAAAACCACGAATCACGATGTCAAGGCAGTGGAATATTACGTAAAAAAACGTTTTGAAAAGCTGAAGCTTAAGCAGTATAAGGAATTTGTGCATTTTGGGCTCACATCGCAGGACATCAACAACACGGCCATACCTTATGCCACCAGGCTGGCTTTGCACGAAGTGCTCCTTCCGCTGATCAATGAGGTGGAAGATATGCTTACGCGGAAAGCCAAAGAATGGAAAGATATACCGATGCTTGCCCGGACACATGGCCAGCCGGCCTCGCCCACCCGGCTCGGCAAAGAACTCTATGTTTTTGTTGACCGCATTAAAAGCCAGCTAAGCCTGCTGAAGACCATCCCCTTCGGTGCCAAATTCGGCGGGGCTACCGGCAATTTCAACGCCCACAAGGTAGCATATCCTGATATCGACTGGGCAGAATTCGGCGATCAGTTCGTCAGTTGTTCTCTGGGACTTTCACGGCAAAAAGTGACGACCCAGATCGAACATTATGATAACCTGGCAGCCCTGTTTGATAATCTGAGACGGATCAATACAATAATGATCGATCTTTGCCGCGATATGTGGACTTACATATCCATGGATTACTTCAAACAAAAAATCGCTGCAGGAGAAGTCGGGTCTTCAGCCATGCCCCATAAGATAAATCCCATCGATTTCGAAAATGCCGAGGGGAACTTTGGAATGGCCAATGCCGTATTCGGGCATCTTTCTGAAAAACTGCCCATTTCCCGGCTGCAAAGGGATCTTACAGACTCCACGGTGATCCGTAATATCGGGGTTCCTGTTGCCCACACTATGATCGCAATTAAATCACTCATTAAAGGGATGGATAAAGTGATCCTGAATCAGGATAAGATACGCAGCGACCTTCAGGATAACTGGGCCGTCATTGCTGAGGCAATACAAACCATCCTCCGCAGGGAAAATTATCCTGATCCTTACGAATCGCTGAAAACACTTACCCGCACCAATAAAAAGATTGATAAACAAACTCTTCATGATTTTATAGACGGCCTGAAAATTTCTCAAAAAGTCAAAACGGAATTAAAAAGTATCACACCTGAGAATTATACCGGCATCGACATTATATGA
- a CDS encoding ABC transporter ATP-binding protein/permease has translation MKKFLRILAYIRPYWVHAMLNVISNILVIVFSLVSFVMLIPFLNLLFGKEELVMIKPVFHFNAESFIEYLNYFISKTIIENGKVEALIFICVFLLSTFFFRNLFRFLAMFFLAKVRVKAVMDIRNEIYHKILILPLSYFNQRKKGDIMSRITTDVQEIDVSIMNYLEIIFRDPITIIAYYVTMMIMSPELTFFVTILLPMTGYVIGVIGRNLRKESKVGQARFSGLLSVVEETIGGLRIIKAFTAIGFSDARFKDLNRTYSRLMVKIFRTRDLSSPMSEFLSSVIIIIVLWYGGRLVLGDSSTISAAVFITYILIFSQIIPPAKTFTTGYYSIQKGIASAERVFEILDAEEIIMEKPNPVRIDNFRKEIEYRDVSFSYQAEEVLSHISVVIPKGKIIALVGPSGGGKTTFVDLLPRFYDTVGGEILLDGTDIRDYRIDDLRSLMAIVTQESILFNDSVYNNIVFGKPGVTNEAVIEAAKVANAHEFIMAMEEGYETNIGDRGAKLSGGQRQRLSIARAILRNPPILILDEATSALDSESERQVQDALLKVMKDRTSIVIAHRLSTIKFADEIIVLEKGKIVENGNHEQLIQKGGLYKRLFDLQTFA, from the coding sequence ATGAAGAAATTTCTAAGGATACTTGCCTACATAAGACCATACTGGGTGCATGCCATGCTTAATGTCATCTCCAATATCCTGGTTATTGTATTTTCGCTGGTATCATTTGTCATGCTGATCCCTTTCCTGAACCTTCTTTTCGGGAAAGAAGAACTGGTCATGATCAAGCCGGTTTTCCATTTTAATGCAGAATCATTTATTGAGTATTTAAATTATTTTATCAGTAAGACCATTATTGAAAATGGGAAAGTCGAGGCCTTGATCTTTATATGCGTATTCCTGCTCTCCACCTTCTTTTTCCGTAACCTTTTCCGGTTCCTGGCCATGTTCTTTCTTGCGAAAGTCAGGGTAAAAGCCGTCATGGATATCCGTAACGAAATCTACCATAAAATCCTCATCCTTCCTTTATCATATTTTAATCAGCGAAAAAAAGGGGATATTATGTCACGGATCACTACTGATGTTCAGGAGATTGACGTTTCAATCATGAATTACCTGGAGATCATTTTCCGCGACCCGATTACGATCATTGCCTATTATGTGACAATGATGATAATGAGCCCTGAGTTGACTTTTTTCGTCACCATCCTTTTACCAATGACTGGATATGTGATAGGTGTAATCGGAAGGAACCTCAGGAAAGAATCCAAAGTCGGGCAGGCACGTTTTTCAGGACTTCTCTCGGTAGTTGAGGAAACCATTGGCGGGTTGCGGATCATCAAAGCTTTCACTGCCATCGGATTTTCAGATGCACGGTTCAAAGATCTGAACAGGACTTATTCAAGGTTGATGGTAAAGATTTTTCGTACACGTGATTTGTCATCCCCAATGAGCGAATTCCTTTCTTCAGTAATAATCATTATCGTGCTTTGGTATGGTGGCCGTTTGGTGTTGGGCGACTCTAGCACCATTTCAGCGGCGGTTTTCATCACTTACATCCTCATCTTCTCACAGATTATCCCCCCGGCAAAAACCTTTACTACAGGATATTACAGCATTCAGAAAGGTATTGCTTCAGCCGAAAGAGTCTTTGAAATACTTGATGCTGAAGAGATTATCATGGAAAAGCCAAATCCTGTGCGTATTGACAATTTCAGGAAAGAAATTGAATACAGGGACGTTTCTTTCAGCTATCAGGCCGAAGAGGTGCTCAGCCATATCAGTGTAGTGATCCCAAAGGGAAAAATCATAGCCCTTGTTGGGCCTTCCGGGGGTGGTAAAACTACCTTCGTCGACCTTTTACCCCGCTTTTACGATACTGTTGGTGGTGAAATCCTGCTTGACGGCACCGACATCCGGGATTACCGTATTGATGACCTCCGGTCACTCATGGCTATCGTTACCCAGGAATCGATCCTTTTCAATGACTCTGTATATAACAACATTGTCTTCGGAAAACCCGGCGTAACCAATGAAGCAGTTATCGAAGCTGCGAAAGTGGCCAATGCACATGAGTTCATTATGGCAATGGAAGAAGGCTATGAAACCAATATCGGTGATCGCGGAGCAAAGCTGTCAGGAGGGCAACGGCAGCGCCTCAGCATTGCACGTGCCATACTCAGGAACCCTCCCATCCTGATCCTCGACGAAGCTACTTCCGCTCTTGATTCCGAATCGGAGAGACAGGTTCAGGATGCGCTTTTAAAAGTGATGAAGGACCGCACTTCAATTGTCATTGCCCACCGGTTGTCGACAATAAAATTCGCTGATGAGATCATCGTCCTGGAAAAGGGTAAGATCGTTGAAAACGGCAATCATGAACAGCTTATTCAAAAAGGGGGGCTTTACAAAAGGTTGTTTGATTTGCAGACTTTTGCCTGA
- a CDS encoding T9SS type A sorting domain-containing protein translates to MQEAYDKGYLLGGSHLLNVNTFHFGLIIKTDINGNKLWEKRYGDVDESTYFTHMEKTSDGGAIFSGATTDNDVNYNPLFLKVNACFIVEWCKIIASYSYNVGSYVKVLPDGSYLGMMRYYNYNGEEIRISLIKLDATGEPVWIKYLVREDTTINNAEGYHLLVTSDTNFLVSGDDGGPTPLFVLTDSAGAQDWELKWGGEQYIWGGAFCSVEKENGIFYSAGTRICENGPPGPAIFKFNSAGEQLDDFCLLGDTIYYGWALPISVYNDSTLLVGIEWENYTYDEGFSEVFMIDTVGTIKYRRLLLDEKRAPDDIINTFDGKILVGGTYATSDSWDIHLFKLNDNLEDDTLYPYPLNYDTLCSYQIPSDTIGLNCGVFVNIDEIPTKEEHESTIKISPNPAREWITISLPLIVSPEISEFRIYDIFGREVLKNRIGPGNKTLSLDISNLSPGFYMIICMGLDKRILKGKFVVAK, encoded by the coding sequence GTGCAAGAAGCTTATGATAAAGGTTATCTTTTAGGTGGTTCTCATTTACTGAATGTCAATACTTTTCACTTCGGATTGATCATTAAGACAGATATTAATGGAAATAAGCTCTGGGAAAAAAGGTATGGTGATGTCGATGAGAGCACCTACTTCACCCATATGGAAAAAACTTCCGATGGAGGAGCAATTTTTTCCGGAGCAACTACTGATAATGATGTCAATTATAATCCGTTGTTTTTGAAAGTCAATGCCTGTTTTATAGTCGAGTGGTGCAAAATCATAGCATCGTATAGCTATAACGTAGGTTCATACGTAAAGGTATTGCCGGATGGCTCTTATCTCGGTATGATGCGGTATTATAACTACAACGGCGAGGAAATTCGTATAAGCCTGATCAAGTTAGATGCAACAGGTGAGCCAGTCTGGATAAAATACCTTGTCCGGGAAGATACGACGATTAATAATGCGGAAGGTTACCACCTGCTTGTGACTTCCGATACTAATTTCCTGGTTTCCGGAGATGATGGCGGCCCAACGCCGTTGTTTGTATTAACGGATTCTGCCGGCGCGCAAGATTGGGAGCTAAAATGGGGAGGAGAACAATACATTTGGGGCGGAGCCTTTTGTTCTGTTGAAAAAGAAAATGGCATCTTTTATTCTGCAGGAACAAGGATATGTGAGAACGGCCCGCCCGGGCCTGCCATCTTTAAATTCAACAGCGCCGGGGAACAATTGGATGATTTTTGCCTACTTGGCGATACGATTTATTATGGTTGGGCGCTTCCAATAAGCGTTTACAATGATTCGACACTTTTAGTCGGCATAGAATGGGAAAATTATACTTATGATGAAGGATTTAGCGAGGTATTCATGATCGATACTGTTGGCACAATTAAGTACAGAAGGCTATTGCTCGATGAAAAAAGAGCTCCCGATGATATTATTAATACCTTCGACGGTAAAATACTTGTTGGTGGCACTTATGCTACCTCGGATTCCTGGGATATTCATTTATTCAAACTGAATGACAATTTGGAGGATGATACATTATATCCCTATCCTTTGAATTACGACACATTATGTTCTTACCAGATACCATCGGATACCATAGGACTGAATTGCGGGGTATTTGTCAATATTGATGAGATCCCAACGAAGGAGGAACATGAATCCACAATAAAAATTTCCCCGAATCCAGCCCGGGAATGGATTACAATAAGTTTGCCTCTAATAGTATCACCTGAAATATCCGAATTCAGAATCTATGACATCTTTGGCCGTGAAGTCCTGAAAAACAGAATTGGTCCAGGAAACAAGACGCTTTCCCTGGATATTTCTAATTTGTCTCCGGGATTTTACATGATTATTTGCATGGGGTTAGATAAGAGAATCCTGAAAGGCAAATTTGTCGTGGCGAAGTAG